A window of Danaus plexippus chromosome 26, MEX_DaPlex, whole genome shotgun sequence genomic DNA:
CCGTCCTAATAGCTCTCAAGCGGGCCGTGAGTGAACTGTCAGCTTATCAGAAGAAGATCATTCCTATTGATGATCATATTGGTATTTCAATATCTGGATTGACTGCTGATGCTAGAATGCTAaggtaacataaatttatcatcGTCATGGACATAGCTTCCCACAGAGCGTGATCATAAATCCTTCTCCAATCTCCCACAGCCGGACATCTGAGtgttaatcattttattatatataaattatgaatattgatAACGATAGTCAGaagatacatatgtatttttaatgtatattcctactattcataattatatattatattcacttTCCAGCCGTTTCATGAGGACGGAATGCCTCAATCATCGATATGCTCATGACGCACCAATGCCGGTTGGCAGGTTAATTTCTCTTGTTGGCAACAAGATGCAGATATGTACCCAGCGGTATGATAAGCGACCTTTAGGAGTTGGCCTGCTGGTTGCTGGGTATGATGTGagttgatttatatatatttattgtagtaCTACCATACATGTAAAAGTCTGGATAAATGTAtagctaataaaaaatttaataatggaaGACTTGATTTCTTCTATCTGTTTATATTGACATAATTTGGCTCAAAATCAAATGAATTACTTGAGTATTTAGTTTTACCGAGGCTGTCTTACTTAAACACTTGTATCTAATTTACAGGATCAAGGTCCTCATATCTACCAGACATGTCCTTCGGCCAATTACTTTGACTGCCGTGCCATGGCTATCGGTGCACGATCGCAATCCGCAAGAACTTACTTGGAGAAACATCTTAACACATTCCTCGATTGTGATCTGAATGAACTCGTAGCTCATGGCCTAAGAGCTTTAAGAGATACACTGCCAAATGAGGTTGATCTCAACAACAAGGTAacagtttcaataaaaaaaaaaaatattttaacttaaacatttttacacATGCTATATTAATAGacagtaattttatatgtttttctttagttttttGTACCTTGCAAGAATTAtgattgtttaaaacaaagttaattaGATATGAGAACTAACGAATCGCAATAAgttactgaaatataaatgcaatagttcatttgttaaataaaaaaaaaaaaatatgaaccaAAAATAACACTggcctataaaataaattaaaaacaatataaaatatataatgtttaggagatagtaattatttaatagtgaTTAAATGTATGTGCTCTTTCAGAATGTATCCATTGCGATTGTTGGTCCCAATACGCCTTTAAGGATTGCCGAAGAGCCCGACCTGACTCGTTACCTGTCTCTGGTGGAGGGAGAGGAACGTCGCGGCGGGGCCAGTGCTACGGGGGACGCGGGGGGCCCAGCGGAGGGGGAGGGGGAACCAGCACCTCAGGTAGGTGTTCATATCGATATCGAGAAGTAATAGCAAATACTCTACGTGCAGAAGTGGTATAAAGAGCTTCCATACTCATGTACATGTAATGAATTCCTCACAGCCATATCTTGATATGGTCAATGATTTAACAAgactattttatatgaatatctaCGAAATCAaaggtttaattatttttttgtccagTGCAAGTTTGATGAATTGTGAATACTGTGATTTCGGTATGCAAATTAGGAtacttaaaaaagttttttttttcgtacaaTAGTTTATCATTTGTAGAACAGTTTTGCATTTATCACGGACAAGACAGCTGGATATGATAGTGTTCGTTAAGACACATTCTTATAGAAGAAGTAAacgaaaactttaaatatattcctttCCCTAAAAGGTAGCACAAAACAAGTAGTTTCAAGTGAAAGGAGGTTTTATGTCTGAAAGATGtacaactaaattattattattactttctaTAAATGGATTGAATGGGGTTTTATGTTATAGATCATAGTTTTTGAAATTCTAAACATATATTGACTTATCTACATAAcacattgatatttttaactactaaaataaatacaaatatttatttatacatttatttgaatatgcaATTGATTtatcaacaattttttataaattctcttATAGGTGTATAGATTACTTCaatgtatacattaataacataGAATACTAATTAGGTGTCGTAGAGTGCAAGAAAATAACTGTTGGGGTGTTTTCATTGTAATCTTCGCCGTCTGTGTCCGTATCAGGCAATGTTGTCTTTTTCTTTGGATCCTGTTTAATTATCCTCATAGGTAAATCCACGTGTCCTGATACACTGAACCATTTTTGGTACAGATTTAGGGCGAGTTGTTGTGGATTATCAGACGGTATGTAGTCTATATTGATGCTCGCGAATTTCTCTTCCACCGAAGACCTCACTACTCTCTGAGCTCCTTTTTCATCAAAAGGTTCGTTTCTTGTCTTGGCATCTAATGCCATGGATAAAAATGTCGACCATCTTGGTATGTAGTAGTACTTAAAAAGTTCGGCCCATTGTTTACATGCATAATCACTGATTTCCCCATTGGGACCCCATAGGGTTATTTGATTGCGCGCGTTGAAATCATACAGTGATGATTCCAAAGGTAGATTTGAGACTGCCCTTGCGCTGGATAACCACGATGTAATTTTGAAATCACTGCTCGTtgctaatatattttgcatatcagtCATGGCATCTATGAAACTAGATATGGTGTAGTTGAACACCATGTAGTTGGAATATCTGTCGTTTTGTAAGTTCATATAGATCTGTTCAATTTTGTATTGCAACGCTTGACGGGTGACATCAACCAAGTCGTGTAAGAAACCTGATGTAGAACAGGCTGGGTTTTGTACATAGACGAAGTTCTTTAACGCTTCGAATAAATCATGCCCTTTGTACCACGCCCATGGTCTGATGTTAAAGCTGGGACGTCTAGTCATTACATATTTACCTCTAACTCTGTTGAGACCTGTAAAATTATAGACGCTCCTAAGCAGATATTTCCATCCTATGGAAGTTGCATTGCAGCCGTATCTCCTCTCTGCGTAGTCTGATACCCATTCTTCGAGATCCGGTACGGGTCCTTTGCGCCAAGCTGATTCTAACATTAAATCGTAGATAACATAATTCTGGTTTATACCTTCCGGGGTCAGTCCTATCCCTACCATAGTACTGTTCTCCCTTTTCCTTACTTCATACACGTCCTTGTTTATGGTTTTAGTATTACCGAACATACCTAAAGTACCCCCGAAATTATGTAGCATACTCCAAATAAACGGCTGTCCGtaatacatttgatataaGTCATATTGTGGCCACTGTTCCGATTGAAGGTCCAATACAAGCATTCTACCGTTTGGTACAGATGTTAAGAAGCTGTTAACTCTCTTCAACGGCCAAAGTAAGGGATTGTGAACGAACATCCAGTTCTGTACAAGCCACACGGCATCCTTGTCATACTCGGAGATACTTGAAAATATGGCTTTAGCTGTTTCTACCACCAATGATGTGGACCAGGGTTGTATTTTTATCTCGTTGAACGGATCCGCCGTGTATATGTGACTGCTGCCCAATCCTGCGGTTATTTCTCTCATGAACATTTTAGATATCATCTTAAAATCCGGTTCCCTGGGGTCTACGAATAGATTGCAACAGTAGTCTTCGTCAAATTTGTTCCACGTCTCCACCGGATGGAAGGTTGTGTTtgggaatattttttcaaatgctTTCGGGACGTGTCCATTGAAAGCTGGAAATACCGGTATCATACCTAACTTGAACATCAAATCGGTGACAACTTCTTGGATTTGTTTCTGCCTGTCATGCCAAGATTGTGGAAGTGGCCCTCCCCAACCATGAACATTTCCCATCCGAAGCCATGCGAGGAAACCAGGCCCCGTGAAGTGTTCCTTAATCTCGTCATCGGTCATTCCTAGCTGTTTGTAAACCCTCGTCCAGGCGGCCTCCTGTGCTACCGGAGCCAATGCCATATTAATGCCATTTAATGCCATCCAAGTCACGTGGCGCTTCCAATCCTCCGTATCCCACCATACAAAGCTGTACGACGCCGTGCAAACGTTTTGGTAATATCTAAATCTGTCATTGGCTATCACGGTCTCATCTGCTTCCGGTATCGTTGAGGGTATAACTACGCGGGATACTTGCCAGGCGACTTGGCTCTTGCAGTACTTCTTCAAGTAGTAATTGAAACCCCATACCGCTGCAACTCCACTGCTCGCTCTTATATTGAGTTTTCCATTGTCAGTTCTTAATGAGAATACGTCTTTGTGATCGTTGAATAGAATTGGATTGACATCAACCGCAACGAAGCTGTACTGGTTTCGgagtaaactatttataacatcTAGCGCCGCTTGTCTCTGTACTTCCGGTGAAGATATTGTCTGTAACTTCAACGGATCTAAATAGTCTAGATTCAGACATAATGCACTCGTTATAagacttaaatataacaacaactTCATCTCGCGTCCGTTTCTTTCTCAAGTCAATCGATAACTGTTTAAATGACAAGCGACCTCTGAACCTCCGGCCAGATAAAGCTTTACGTccttatagttttattgttgTCTCGTAGAGTTTATTGAGAATGTAAAGCGTCTTTGTTTGATTACagagaaaattattgtaatatcttttttaaatttttaagtaatgtaaaaattataccaaCAGTACGAAAAgattaatcaatttaaaaaaaaaaaaatcttattgacCCCGACGTGATTTGAACACGCAACCTTCTGATCTGGAGTCAGACGCGCTACCGTTGCGCCACGGAGTCCATACCAAAGGAACCGTAAATGAGGAAGGAGTTTTACAGTTTCCAAAGTCATTCAAACAATTAGCACTGAATTTagcactgtttttttttaaattattatcgaattaatttgtattcacatcactttttctatatattcaaTTGTGTTCGAAGTACCGTGTGTACCTTAAACTGGAATTATTTTGAGATAATTTGTAAATCTATTTGTacgattaattttgttattggtATCATAAAATCCGATGCAGGAACTCCCTAACTCGATAAACGATTGCAAAAACATATatctttatactttatttcaggaaaaaattaaaactgtttttttttttgttcagatGGCTATGGACACGGAGTAATCACAGACAGACTTCAAGTAGTAGCAGATGGAGAAGATACTCGGATGACGGAAATAGAAGAGCCTGGGACAAAATCCGGTGAAGCCTTCGCATCCATTCTGCATTTCTTaccatttttttcatactgCAAAGATATGCCTTGGCCAGTGTTTAGGTTCTGTGTTggtatatgataattttgttctCACGAAATACATCAAAGAAGAggtaacagtttaaaaaaaatctcagaaAAATAGGGAcacgaaaaaatttaaaaataaaggtgATATGactactataaatattttattttaattgatggTTATAAAATCTCTCCTAAAACAGTATTATCTCAAAAACTAAGACTATtcctcctttttttttatgtatatcaaCCAAACGATCTACGCACTGGCCAAggcaagaaaaaaataatttcttatttgtttttctatctATGTATCgcttaatgaataaaactcaaaaatatgttatgtatatttttttttctgtatttacatatactatttaacagtaaaaatttacacagataaaatttttggatTATTTAGAAATGTACTAAAACtagattatatgaaaaatgttcATGGCCTATGATATCCGATGAGTATCTGACAATGGGACcgatttaaatacatacctTTATAACATCGCATATATGCagcgatattattttttttctaacaatgATTTTAACGTGTcaattagaaattaattattatacaaatcatATTGACTAgctctatataattattgggATTGGTGGTTTTGTTCGAAGTTTTTTGGTATCTGGATccgtatataaatatgttcttatagctaaaatgtacaaaaaaaaaacttatttattagcaCCATTTTACAATTTTGGATGATTGGAAAGTTGTTGGTTCAAACAGCTATGGTAAATCAATCTTTGGGATAAAATCTTGTATCACACAAGAGTATCGAGGACGTAGCCGTTGCCGCTGTAAGTGAACACTGGTGGAGTGCTACTAGCTTGCTCTAGAACTGGTATGTAGCTCTCTTGTAAAATAATGGGCTGTCTGCTTGACGCTTCGTTCAATTGTCTTTCTAGTATCGTGTTCTGCAACTCTTCTTTCTCCAGTTCTATTGTCAATTCCTC
This region includes:
- the LOC116774230 gene encoding alpha-N-acetylglucosaminidase, coding for MKLLLYLSLITSALCLNLDYLDPLKLQTISSPEVQRQAALDVINSLLRNQYSFVAVDVNPILFNDHKDVFSLRTDNGKLNIRASSGVAAVWGFNYYLKKYCKSQVAWQVSRVVIPSTIPEADETVIANDRFRYYQNVCTASYSFVWWDTEDWKRHVTWMALNGINMALAPVAQEAAWTRVYKQLGMTDDEIKEHFTGPGFLAWLRMGNVHGWGGPLPQSWHDRQKQIQEVVTDLMFKLGMIPVFPAFNGHVPKAFEKIFPNTTFHPVETWNKFDEDYCCNLFVDPREPDFKMISKMFMREITAGLGSSHIYTADPFNEIKIQPWSTSLVVETAKAIFSSISEYDKDAVWLVQNWMFVHNPLLWPLKRVNSFLTSVPNGRMLVLDLQSEQWPQYDLYQMYYGQPFIWSMLHNFGGTLGMFGNTKTINKDVYEVRKRENSTMVGIGLTPEGINQNYVIYDLMLESAWRKGPVPDLEEWVSDYAERRYGCNATSIGWKYLLRSVYNFTGLNRVRGKYVMTRRPSFNIRPWAWYKGHDLFEALKNFVYVQNPACSTSGFLHDLVDVTRQALQYKIEQIYMNLQNDRYSNYMVFNYTISSFIDAMTDMQNILATSSDFKITSWLSSARAVSNLPLESSLYDFNARNQITLWGPNGEISDYACKQWAELFKYYYIPRWSTFLSMALDAKTRNEPFDEKGAQRVVRSSVEEKFASINIDYIPSDNPQQLALNLYQKWFSVSGHVDLPMRIIKQDPKKKTTLPDTDTDGEDYNENTPTVIFLHSTTPN
- the LOC116774232 gene encoding proteasome subunit alpha type-1-like, producing the protein MFRNQYDSDVTVWSPQGRLHQVEYAMEAVKLGSATVGLKNKQFAVLIALKRAVSELSAYQKKIIPIDDHIGISISGLTADARMLSRFMRTECLNHRYAHDAPMPVGRLISLVGNKMQICTQRYDKRPLGVGLLVAGYDDQGPHIYQTCPSANYFDCRAMAIGARSQSARTYLEKHLNTFLDCDLNELVAHGLRALRDTLPNEVDLNNKNVSIAIVGPNTPLRIAEEPDLTRYLSLVEGEERRGGASATGDAGGPAEGEGEPAPQMAMDTE